In a genomic window of uncultured Flavobacterium sp.:
- a CDS encoding DUF4407 domain-containing protein, with amino-acid sequence MLKQFFILCSGADRDLLEGCSEGEQTKYVGIGATVFFTAVMAFLASAYALFTVFDSIYPALIFGFVWSLLIFNLDRFIVSTIKKRDRFMDEFLQATPRIMLAIIIAIVISKPLEIKIFEKEINTVLLKEKNEMELANKKQVGNYFKSDLDKNKAEIAGLKADILKKEKEVNALYSTYITEAEGTTGTKKLGKGPVYKEKREKHDATLKEFETLKATNEAKIVEKEKIGKQLQADLDKKVTQTQPIIEGFDGLMARINALDKLPWLPSFFIMLLFLAIETSPIIAKLLSPKGEFDFKQEEAETAMKATLAQNKYQRDLLIKTSAEMHDKVYADIAEDKSLYDLQRKNAKELLELQSNSFVEKQKATL; translated from the coding sequence ATGTTAAAACAATTTTTTATCCTATGTTCCGGAGCAGATCGAGACTTACTCGAAGGTTGCTCAGAAGGCGAACAAACCAAATATGTTGGTATTGGCGCCACCGTTTTCTTTACCGCAGTTATGGCTTTTCTTGCCAGTGCTTATGCGCTTTTTACTGTTTTTGATTCGATTTATCCAGCTTTAATTTTTGGGTTTGTATGGAGTTTACTTATTTTTAATCTGGACCGATTTATCGTTTCTACGATTAAAAAAAGAGATCGTTTTATGGATGAATTTCTGCAGGCTACACCTCGAATTATGTTGGCAATTATCATTGCAATCGTAATTTCGAAGCCATTAGAAATTAAAATTTTCGAAAAAGAAATTAATACCGTTTTGTTGAAAGAGAAAAACGAAATGGAATTGGCAAACAAGAAACAAGTTGGTAATTATTTCAAATCAGATTTAGATAAAAACAAAGCTGAAATTGCAGGTTTAAAAGCTGATATTCTGAAAAAAGAAAAAGAAGTAAACGCTTTATATTCAACTTATATTACAGAAGCCGAAGGAACGACAGGAACTAAAAAACTAGGAAAAGGTCCAGTTTATAAAGAGAAACGCGAAAAGCACGATGCAACTTTAAAAGAATTTGAAACTTTAAAAGCGACAAATGAAGCTAAAATTGTCGAGAAAGAAAAAATCGGAAAACAATTGCAAGCTGATTTAGACAAAAAAGTAACGCAAACGCAACCAATCATTGAAGGTTTTGACGGATTAATGGCGCGTATTAATGCATTGGATAAATTACCGTGGTTGCCTTCGTTTTTTATAATGTTATTGTTTTTGGCGATTGAAACTTCTCCAATTATAGCAAAATTATTATCTCCAAAAGGAGAATTCGATTTTAAACAAGAAGAAGCCGAAACAGCGATGAAAGCTACTTTGGCACAAAACAAATATCAACGTGATTTGTTAATCAAAACCAGTGCTGAAATGCACGATAAAGTTTACGCAGATATTGCCGAAGATAAAAGCCTCTACGATCTGCAACGTAAAAATGCAAAAGAGCTATTGGAATTACAATCCAATAGTTTTGTAGAAAAGCAGAAAGCGACTCTATAA
- a CDS encoding PH domain-containing protein: protein MKEQFKKFLNEEQDPKAIEKITSKLNDLLMKNEEIGYIAVQKKPAITVFPDSIILTNKRIIICKPKNLGLSMDFTDYTWDDITSTFVKENILGSEFSFGTTTDLTISIDYIPKTQARKIYTYAKEQLDLLKNPIVAETPIVETAQAIEEEDDLEVEEVETEEVTNYAEILPATTPYETYEPIQQQNPAPTGDRKLSELSKEELFDKLQNYKKLLDNGLIMQGEYDTYKKEILSYM, encoded by the coding sequence ATGAAAGAACAATTTAAAAAATTTCTGAACGAAGAACAAGATCCAAAAGCGATTGAAAAAATCACTTCGAAACTCAACGATTTATTGATGAAAAACGAAGAAATTGGTTATATCGCGGTTCAAAAAAAACCAGCAATTACTGTTTTTCCAGATAGCATAATCTTAACGAATAAACGTATTATTATTTGCAAACCTAAAAATTTAGGTCTTTCAATGGATTTTACAGATTATACTTGGGATGATATTACAAGCACTTTTGTAAAGGAGAATATTTTAGGTTCTGAATTTTCATTTGGAACTACAACTGACTTGACGATTTCGATCGATTATATCCCGAAAACTCAGGCTAGAAAAATTTACACTTATGCAAAAGAGCAATTAGATTTACTAAAAAATCCAATTGTTGCTGAAACGCCAATCGTAGAAACAGCACAAGCTATTGAAGAAGAAGACGATCTTGAAGTTGAAGAAGTTGAAACGGAAGAAGTAACAAATTATGCAGAAATTTTACCTGCGACAACTCCTTACGAAACTTACGAGCCAATTCAGCAACAAAATCCAGCACCAACGGGAGATCGTAAATTGAGTGAATTATCTAAAGAAGAACTTTTTGATAAATTACAGAATTACAAAAAATTGCTTGATAATGGTTTAATCATGCAAGGAGAATATGATACTTATAAAAAAGAGATACTAAGCTACATGTAA
- a CDS encoding MmcQ/YjbR family DNA-binding protein: MNLETYYEYCLSKKGVSEHFPFDEDTLVFKVGGKMFALSSLAQWEKNEPSVNLKCDPERAQELRAEYDEIKPGFHMSKVHWNTIALNGNLPTAFIKELIDHSYELVFKSLTKKIQNEII; encoded by the coding sequence ATGAATCTAGAAACATATTATGAATATTGTCTTTCGAAAAAAGGTGTTAGTGAACATTTTCCTTTTGATGAAGATACTTTGGTTTTTAAAGTTGGCGGAAAAATGTTTGCTTTATCTTCTTTAGCGCAATGGGAAAAAAATGAACCTTCGGTGAATTTAAAATGTGATCCGGAACGCGCACAGGAACTAAGGGCAGAATATGATGAGATAAAACCAGGATTTCATATGAGCAAAGTACATTGGAATACGATTGCTTTAAACGGAAATTTACCGACTGCTTTTATCAAAGAATTGATTGATCACTCGTATGAATTGGTTTTCAAAAGTTTGACAAAGAAAATTCAGAATGAAATTATCTAA
- a CDS encoding DUF4260 domain-containing protein — MKTIVKLEELGLFILGIYLFSLLNYQWWWFLVLILAPDLSMIGYVFGNKTGAFLYNLFHHKGIAVCLYIIGCFLKLEMVQLIGIILFSHSAMDRIFGYGLKYEKGFKYTHLGEIGK; from the coding sequence ATGAAAACAATCGTTAAACTTGAAGAATTAGGATTATTTATCCTCGGAATCTATTTATTCAGCCTTTTGAATTATCAATGGTGGTGGTTTTTGGTTTTGATTTTAGCACCTGATCTTTCTATGATTGGTTATGTTTTTGGCAATAAAACTGGCGCTTTTTTGTACAACTTATTTCATCATAAAGGGATTGCAGTTTGTTTATATATAATTGGTTGTTTCTTAAAACTTGAAATGGTTCAACTTATTGGGATTATATTATTTTCGCATTCGGCAATGGATCGCATTTTTGGTTATGGACTGAAATATGAAAAGGGTTTTAAATACACACATTTAGGTGAAATTGGTAAATAA
- a CDS encoding GNAT family N-acetyltransferase gives MINVSTDKTKLDVPFIQNFLKDIYWAAGRTIDEVQTTIDASVCFGIYLNEKQIGFARVITDYVVFGYVMDVFITEEHRGKGYSSILIETMMNEPILKDIKIWRLATTDAHFLYEKFGFKPLEHPEKMMEKKL, from the coding sequence ATGATTAACGTTTCGACTGATAAAACTAAACTTGATGTTCCTTTTATTCAAAATTTCCTGAAAGATATTTATTGGGCTGCGGGAAGAACTATCGATGAAGTACAAACAACAATTGATGCTTCAGTTTGTTTTGGAATATATTTGAATGAAAAACAAATTGGTTTTGCACGTGTAATTACAGATTATGTGGTTTTTGGATATGTAATGGATGTTTTTATTACTGAAGAACATCGTGGAAAAGGTTATTCGTCTATTTTAATTGAAACAATGATGAATGAACCTATTCTTAAAGACATTAAAATTTGGCGATTAGCAACAACTGATGCGCATTTTTTATATGAAAAATTTGGTTTTAAACCTTTGGAACATCCGGAGAAAATGATGGAAAAGAAACTATGA
- a CDS encoding cyclase family protein: MLALLDNKYQIDLSKPIDISIPLTNTDENPIAWYIEKPVIEPVVFGDWIGKVSEGKSSTNFNNIFFNPHGHGTHTECLGHITNDFYSINQTLKQFFFFAKLITVEPEKIGDDFVITKEHILTSLNGTKPEAIIIRTLPNQQNKKSRKYSNTNPPYLSEEAAIFIRESEIQHLLIDLPSVDKEHDEGKLLAHKAFWNVKDTVNLNSDARLNATITEMIFVSDEIQDGNYILNLQIASFENDASPSKPILYKIADFSPEVSG; the protein is encoded by the coding sequence ATGCTAGCACTTTTAGACAATAAATATCAAATAGACTTATCAAAACCAATTGATATCTCAATTCCATTAACAAATACAGACGAAAATCCGATTGCCTGGTATATTGAAAAACCAGTTATAGAACCTGTAGTTTTTGGAGATTGGATTGGGAAAGTTTCTGAAGGAAAATCTTCTACGAATTTCAATAATATTTTCTTTAATCCACATGGACACGGAACGCATACAGAATGTTTAGGGCATATTACCAATGATTTTTACAGCATTAATCAAACCTTAAAACAGTTTTTCTTTTTTGCAAAACTGATTACGGTTGAACCTGAAAAGATTGGTGATGATTTCGTTATTACAAAAGAGCATATTTTGACTTCACTTAATGGTACAAAACCAGAAGCAATTATTATTCGAACACTTCCGAATCAACAAAATAAAAAGTCAAGAAAATACTCAAATACAAATCCGCCTTATTTATCTGAAGAAGCTGCGATTTTCATCCGCGAAAGCGAAATTCAGCATTTATTAATCGATTTGCCAAGTGTTGACAAAGAACACGACGAAGGAAAATTATTGGCTCATAAAGCATTTTGGAATGTAAAAGACACAGTTAATCTAAATTCTGATGCACGATTGAATGCAACAATTACCGAAATGATTTTTGTTTCTGATGAAATTCAAGATGGCAATTATATACTAAATTTACAAATCGCTTCGTTTGAAAATGACGCAAGTCCGAGCAAACCAATTTTATATAAAATTGCAGACTTTAGTCCCGAAGTTTCGGGATAG
- the hemW gene encoding radical SAM family heme chaperone HemW — MSGIYIHIPFCKQACNYCDFHFSTSMKKKDDMVLALAKEIVMRKNEFKLFDSAQSDNQIETIYFGGGTPSVLTNDEINFLIDTVYSNYDVVENPEITLEANPDDLSAERILELSKSPINRLSIGIQSFYEEDLKMMNRAHNSAEAIKCLQEATKYFDNISLDLIYGIPGLTDEMWKQNIETALSFGIPHISSYALTVEPKTALRKLIDTGKIAEPQDEVASNHFMILVETLQKNGFIHYELSNFGKEGYFSKNNSAYWLGKKYIGIGPSAHSYDGEKRGWNVANNSLYIKSIQNDELPIETEILTISDRYNEYIMTGLRTIWGVSLERIETEFGLEYLTYLKKQSQKFLNDDLVSIENNILKPTAKGKFLTDGIASDLFYLNLED, encoded by the coding sequence ATGAGCGGTATCTACATTCATATTCCTTTTTGCAAACAGGCTTGCAACTATTGCGACTTTCATTTTTCGACTTCGATGAAAAAGAAAGACGATATGGTTTTGGCTTTAGCCAAAGAAATTGTCATGCGCAAAAATGAGTTTAAGCTTTTCGACTCCGCTCAAAGTGACAATCAAATTGAGACTATATATTTTGGAGGAGGAACGCCTTCGGTTTTGACGAATGACGAAATAAATTTTTTAATTGATACTGTTTACAGCAATTATGATGTTGTTGAAAATCCGGAAATAACGCTCGAAGCAAATCCGGATGATTTATCTGCAGAACGAATTTTAGAATTATCAAAAAGTCCAATAAACCGTTTAAGCATTGGGATTCAGTCTTTTTATGAAGAAGATTTGAAGATGATGAATCGCGCGCATAATTCGGCGGAAGCCATAAAATGTTTACAAGAAGCAACTAAATACTTTGATAATATTTCGCTTGATTTAATTTACGGAATTCCAGGATTGACTGACGAAATGTGGAAACAAAATATTGAAACGGCGTTGTCATTTGGGATTCCGCATATTTCGAGTTATGCCTTGACGGTTGAGCCCAAAACAGCTTTACGAAAACTAATTGATACCGGAAAAATTGCTGAACCTCAAGACGAAGTTGCTTCGAATCACTTTATGATTTTGGTAGAAACGCTTCAGAAAAATGGTTTTATTCATTACGAATTATCCAATTTCGGGAAAGAAGGTTATTTCTCTAAAAACAATTCGGCTTATTGGTTAGGCAAAAAATATATCGGAATTGGTCCTTCGGCACATAGTTATGATGGCGAAAAAAGAGGCTGGAATGTGGCGAATAATTCCCTTTATATAAAATCAATTCAAAATGATGAACTTCCAATTGAGACTGAAATTCTAACAATTTCAGATCGTTATAACGAATATATTATGACAGGATTGAGAACAATTTGGGGCGTTTCGTTAGAAAGAATTGAAACTGAATTTGGTTTGGAATATCTGACTTATCTCAAAAAACAAAGTCAAAAATTCTTGAATGACGATTTGGTTTCAATTGAAAATAACATTCTAAAACCAACCGCAAAAGGAAAATTTCTAACGGATGGAATAGCTTCAGATTTATTTTATCTAAATTTGGAAGACTAA
- the ruvC gene encoding crossover junction endodeoxyribonuclease RuvC — MTKERIILGIDPGTTIMGFGLIKVINKKMEFLQLNELQLSKYDNHYQKLKIIFERTIELIETHNPDEIAIEAPFFGKNVQSMLKLGRAQGVAMAAGLSRDIPITEYEPKKIKMAITGNGNASKEQVAKMLQQLLGLKELPKNLDSTDGLAAAVCHFFNSGKIVAGKSYTGWDAFVKQNEDKIRK, encoded by the coding sequence TTGACAAAAGAACGCATCATATTAGGTATCGACCCCGGAACGACAATTATGGGTTTTGGATTGATTAAAGTCATCAATAAAAAAATGGAGTTTTTGCAGCTTAACGAATTGCAACTTTCCAAGTATGACAATCATTACCAAAAACTAAAAATCATTTTTGAACGTACTATCGAATTAATCGAAACGCACAATCCTGACGAAATCGCGATTGAAGCTCCTTTCTTTGGCAAAAACGTTCAGTCGATGTTAAAATTGGGACGCGCACAAGGTGTTGCAATGGCGGCGGGACTTTCGAGAGATATTCCTATTACAGAATACGAACCTAAAAAGATAAAAATGGCAATTACCGGAAACGGAAACGCCAGTAAAGAACAAGTTGCCAAAATGCTTCAACAACTTTTAGGATTGAAAGAATTACCTAAAAACCTGGATTCAACTGATGGTTTAGCGGCTGCAGTTTGCCATTTCTTTAACTCCGGAAAAATCGTTGCCGGAAAAAGTTATACTGGCTGGGATGCTTTTGTAAAACAAAACGAAGATAAAATAAGGAAATGA
- a CDS encoding WG repeat-containing protein, which yields MIKLFIKIFLVSFVFYSCNKVDSKNQPTTYIRIMGKNSWGINDEKGNSIIPLGKYKFLNPIDEKGMILSELKNKHGYIDIHENIIVPFEYDDLTYFYQELACAKKNGKFGFINRKGKTVIPIQFDDETYFEKNGLALVKKNGHYGFINKKGKEIISIIYQDANGGTSDSLLSLKKEGKWAFFDSFGKQKTEFIYDEIASTGFEINGESESSFWKNGLILVRKNGQTAYLDKNLKEVIPFGKYDSGETFNQNRIAIVSKNHKYGIINEFGKEILKPEYDTLAHPEEDYHESEIFEGKNKNNITLLDKSGNKIYDKIKDYRFDYSRLDKKVHRIYIIQNFKKQYGVVDVQGKIIVPFLYDAIQDFNGTANTVVELKGKFGIISSDNKILYPIDNESIMTGKDLDYYIISKNNKAGIIDTNLKTILNFDYQSLFPCFYDTKNFFIAKQNNKYGVINRLGKIIIPFEYNEMSNWVEYGPGDNYHFVTKNNKKGLITKEGKIVIPTIYDSLFYNDDNTIILSKNGKYGVVNIHNKSIIPLDYENIYTDLAFVPERKADEFYVLKNGKYFIINNKNKIIKANISKEEVEKKFSYLN from the coding sequence ATGATAAAATTATTCATTAAAATATTCCTGGTATCATTCGTATTCTATTCTTGTAATAAAGTTGATTCAAAAAATCAACCTACAACATATATTAGAATCATGGGGAAAAATTCCTGGGGAATTAATGATGAAAAAGGAAATTCTATTATCCCTTTAGGGAAATATAAATTCTTAAATCCTATTGATGAAAAAGGAATGATATTATCGGAATTAAAAAACAAACATGGCTATATTGATATTCATGAAAATATAATTGTTCCTTTTGAATACGATGACTTAACTTATTTCTATCAGGAACTTGCTTGTGCAAAAAAGAATGGGAAATTTGGTTTCATTAACAGAAAAGGAAAAACTGTTATACCAATACAATTTGATGATGAAACCTATTTTGAAAAAAATGGGCTAGCATTAGTGAAGAAAAATGGGCATTATGGTTTTATAAACAAGAAAGGAAAAGAAATAATTTCAATCATTTATCAAGATGCAAATGGAGGTACATCTGATAGCTTACTTTCTTTAAAAAAAGAAGGAAAATGGGCGTTTTTTGATTCTTTTGGAAAACAAAAAACCGAATTTATTTATGATGAAATTGCTTCAACAGGCTTTGAAATTAATGGAGAAAGTGAAAGCTCTTTTTGGAAAAACGGTTTGATTTTAGTTAGAAAAAATGGTCAAACCGCTTATTTAGATAAAAATTTAAAAGAAGTAATTCCTTTTGGGAAATATGATTCGGGAGAAACATTCAATCAAAACAGAATTGCAATTGTTTCTAAAAACCATAAATATGGAATCATAAATGAATTTGGAAAAGAAATCCTTAAACCGGAATATGATACATTAGCTCATCCTGAAGAAGATTATCATGAATCTGAAATCTTTGAAGGAAAAAACAAAAACAATATCACTTTACTGGACAAAAGTGGGAATAAAATCTATGACAAAATAAAAGATTACAGATTTGATTATAGTCGTCTCGACAAAAAAGTTCACAGAATTTATATCATTCAGAATTTTAAAAAACAATATGGCGTAGTTGATGTTCAGGGAAAAATAATAGTTCCTTTTCTGTATGATGCAATTCAGGATTTTAACGGAACAGCAAATACCGTAGTTGAACTCAAAGGGAAATTTGGTATTATCAGTTCAGACAACAAAATTTTATATCCAATAGACAATGAATCAATAATGACCGGGAAAGATCTCGATTATTATATCATAAGCAAAAACAACAAAGCGGGAATTATTGACACAAATCTAAAAACAATCTTAAATTTTGACTATCAGAGTTTGTTTCCCTGTTTTTATGATACTAAAAACTTTTTCATAGCTAAACAAAATAATAAATATGGCGTTATAAATAGATTAGGAAAAATAATTATTCCTTTTGAATATAACGAAATGTCAAATTGGGTTGAATACGGTCCTGGCGACAACTATCATTTTGTAACTAAAAACAATAAAAAAGGATTGATCACCAAAGAAGGAAAAATTGTTATTCCGACGATTTATGATAGTTTATTTTACAATGATGACAACACAATTATTCTTTCTAAAAATGGCAAATATGGTGTCGTAAACATTCATAATAAAAGTATAATTCCTCTTGATTATGAAAATATATATACAGATTTAGCCTTTGTTCCAGAAAGGAAGGCAGATGAATTTTATGTTTTAAAAAATGGAAAGTATTTCATTATAAATAATAAGAACAAAATAATTAAAGCGAATATCTCTAAAGAAGAAGTTGAAAAGAAATTTTCTTATTTAAATTAA